In Myotis daubentonii chromosome 10, mMyoDau2.1, whole genome shotgun sequence, one genomic interval encodes:
- the ZNF786 gene encoding zinc finger protein 786 isoform X2, whose translation MAERAPVPLTFEDIAIYFSEQEWQDLEAWQKELYKRVMRTNYEILVSLDGGLPKPELISRIEQGRELFRNFGEPQKSGNVIFNPADLHFDPVIEGQQFWISGSQQAVNSRESECHFQVDPLESQGSSEPLLRKNEDVSFRPDQNITFMKPDRHDPRALLPAAHHSWKPTHRERLLNPRTLGPPGLQEMTSWEGTPHPCPVCGESFWKKHRVEKHQGSHSKDQPHGAWKKLGRQADLRHQWSTPRGQRHFRCHECGRSFCLKRDLFNHLATHTGKSPLQCPDCSMCFHHKWTLFSHHLLHQGESPSQCPRCDTSFLPKTSIQAHQGQRSGARPVFPREGDRAFCEKARLSSVHSGQRPGPGLPLEERCHLMGGMERVLQRCPARERPFLCTACDKCFSTRAKLTSHVRVHQGEKPFPCLECGKSFRLRGLLKVHQRVHSGERPFSCRKCGKGFSKQCRLAEHTRVHSGEKPFWCAECGRNFRQRGQLLRHQRLHTDEKPFQCPECELSFRLKSMLRAHRLRHSGERPFSCSECGRGFTHQCKLREHLRVHSGERPFQCPECDKSFRLKGILKAHQRTHSAERPFSCAECGKGFTRRSKLTEHLRVHSGERPFQCADCDRSFRLKGQLLSHQRLHTGERPFQCPQCDKSYRVKADMKAHQLLHSGQMPFSCECGKGFAKQSKLVEHIRTHTGEKPFRCLKCDKSFRLKAQLLSHQGLHTGERPFHCPECDKTFREKGHMLRHQRIHRPERPFACGDCGKGFIYKSKLAEHIRVHTKSCRAPSGPDIQKRLSQLFAMIEADWS comes from the exons ATGGCTGAGCGGGCTCCG GTACCTCTGACTTTTGAGGATATTGCCATTTACTTCTCGGAGCAAGAATGGCAGGATCTAGAGGCCTGGCAGAAGGAGCTTTACAAGCGTGTGATGAGAACCAATTATGAGATTCTGGTTTCTCTAG ATGGTGGACTTCCCAAACCGGAGCTGATATCCCGGATTGAACAGGGGAGAGAGCTCTTCAGGAATTTCGGAGAACCACAGAAGTCAGGAAACGTGATTTTCAACCCTGCTGATTTGCATTTCGATCCAGTTATTGAGGGACAGCAGTTTTGGA TTTCAGGAAGCCAGCAAGCTGTGAATTCAAGAGAATCCGAATGCCATTTCCAAGTCGATCCTCTTGAGAGCCAGGGTTCCTCCGAACCCTTACTAAGAAAAAATGAAGATGTTTCCTTCAGGCCGGACCAAAACATCACCTTCATGAAGCCAGACAGACACGATCCACGGGctctcctcccagcagcccaCCATTCCTGGAAACCCACCCACAGAGAAAGACTCTTGAACCCCAGAACTCTGGGTCCCCCAGGCCTCCAGGAGATGACCTCCTGGGAGGGCACCCCACATCCTTGCCCTGTCTGTGGGGAAAGCTTTTGGAAGAAGCATCGTGTAGAGAAGCACCAGGGGAGCCACTCGAAGGACCAGCCGCATGGGGCCTGGAAGAAACTCGGCAGACAAGCTGACCTGCGGCATCAGTGGAGCACCCCTCGGGGACAGAGGCACTTCCGATGTCATGAATGTGGGAGGAGCTTCTGCCTAAAGCGGGATTTGTTTAACCATCTGGCCACACACACAGGGAAGAGCCCACTGCAGTGCCCTGATTGCAGTATGTGCTTCCATCACAAGTGGACCCTCTTCAGCCACCACCTTCTGCACCAGGGGGAGAGCCCTTCCCAGTGCCCCAGATGTGACACGAGCTTTCTCCCCAAGACCAGCATACAGGCTCACCAGGGCCAGCGCAGCGGGGCGAGGCCAGTCTTCCCGAGAGAGGGCGACAGGGCCTTCTGTGAGAAGGCCAGGCTCAGCAGTGTGCACTCAGGAcagaggccaggcccaggcctgcctcTTGAGGAGCGCTGCCACTTGATGGGGGGCATGGAGCGTGTCCTCCAGCGCTGCCCTGCCAGAGAGAGGCCATTCCTTTGCACAGCATGTGACAAGTGCTTCTCTACCAGGGCCAAGCTCACCAGCCATGTCAGGGTGCACCAGGGGGAAAAGCCCTTCCCGTGCCTGGAGTGTGGTAAGAGCTTCCGCCTGAGGGGCCTGCTGAAGGTCCACCAGCGTGTGCACAGTGGAGAGAGACCCTTCTCCTGCAGGAAGTGTGGCAAGGGGTTCAGCAAACAGTGCAGACTCGCCGAGCACACCCGAGTGCACAGCGGGGAGAAGCCTTTCTGGTGTGCCGAGTGTGGCAGGAATTTCCGCCAGAGGGGACAGCTGCTGAGGCACCAGCGACTGCACACGGATGAGAAGCCCTTCCAGTGCCCCGAGTGTGAGCTGAGCTTCCGTCTGAAGAGCATGTTGAGAGCCCACCGGCTCCGACACAGTGGGGAGAGGCCATTCTCCTGCAGTGAGTGTGGCCGCGGCTTCACTCACCAGTGCAAGCTCCGGGAGCACCTGCGTGTGCACAGCGGGGAGAGGCCTTTCCAGTGCCCCGAGTGTGACAAGAGCTTCCGCCTGAAGGGCATCCTGAAGGCCCACCAGCGCACCCACAGCGCCGAGAGGCCGTTCTCCTGTGCGGAGTGCGGCAAGGGCTTCACCAGGCGGTCTAAGCTCACCGAGCACCTGCGCGTGCACAGTGGGGAGAGGCCCTTCCAGTGCGCCGACTGCGACCGGAGTTTCCGCCTCAAGGGGCAGCTGCTGAGTCACCAGCGCCTGCACACCGGAGAGAGGCCCTTCCAGTGCCCGCAGTGTGACAAGAGCTACCGTGTGAAGGCAGACATGAAGGCCCACCAGCTGCTGCACAGCGGGCAGATGCCGTTCTCCTGTGAGTGTGGCAAAGGCTTTGCCAAGCAGTCAAAACTTGTCGAACACATCAGGACACACACAGGGGAGAAGCCTTTTCGGTGTCTGAAATGTGACAAGAGTTTCCGCTTGAAGGCACAGCTGCTCAGCCACCAAGGCCTGCACACAGGAGAGCGACCTTTccactgccctgagtgtgacaaaaCCTTCCGGGAAAAGGGACACATGCTTAGGCACCAGCGCATACATCGGCCAGAAAGGCCTTTTGCCTGTGGCGACTGTGGGAAGGGCTTCATTTATAAGTCCAAACTTGCTGAACACATCCGAGTGCACACAAAATCCTGTCGTGCTCCGAGTGGGCCTGACATTCAGAAACGGCTCAGCCAGCTGTTTGCCATGATCGAGGCTGACTGGAGCTGA
- the ZNF786 gene encoding zinc finger protein 786 isoform X3, with protein MRTNYEILVSLDGGLPKPELISRIEQGRELFRNFGEPQKSGNVIFNPADLHFDPVIEGQQFWISGSQQAVNSRESECHFQVDPLESQGSSEPLLRKNEDVSFRPDQNITFMKPDRHDPRALLPAAHHSWKPTHRERLLNPRTLGPPGLQEMTSWEGTPHPCPVCGESFWKKHRVEKHQGSHSKDQPHGAWKKLGRQADLRHQWSTPRGQRHFRCHECGRSFCLKRDLFNHLATHTGKSPLQCPDCSMCFHHKWTLFSHHLLHQGESPSQCPRCDTSFLPKTSIQAHQGQRSGARPVFPREGDRAFCEKARLSSVHSGQRPGPGLPLEERCHLMGGMERVLQRCPARERPFLCTACDKCFSTRAKLTSHVRVHQGEKPFPCLECGKSFRLRGLLKVHQRVHSGERPFSCRKCGKGFSKQCRLAEHTRVHSGEKPFWCAECGRNFRQRGQLLRHQRLHTDEKPFQCPECELSFRLKSMLRAHRLRHSGERPFSCSECGRGFTHQCKLREHLRVHSGERPFQCPECDKSFRLKGILKAHQRTHSAERPFSCAECGKGFTRRSKLTEHLRVHSGERPFQCADCDRSFRLKGQLLSHQRLHTGERPFQCPQCDKSYRVKADMKAHQLLHSGQMPFSCECGKGFAKQSKLVEHIRTHTGEKPFRCLKCDKSFRLKAQLLSHQGLHTGERPFHCPECDKTFREKGHMLRHQRIHRPERPFACGDCGKGFIYKSKLAEHIRVHTKSCRAPSGPDIQKRLSQLFAMIEADWS; from the exons ATGAGAACCAATTATGAGATTCTGGTTTCTCTAG ATGGTGGACTTCCCAAACCGGAGCTGATATCCCGGATTGAACAGGGGAGAGAGCTCTTCAGGAATTTCGGAGAACCACAGAAGTCAGGAAACGTGATTTTCAACCCTGCTGATTTGCATTTCGATCCAGTTATTGAGGGACAGCAGTTTTGGA TTTCAGGAAGCCAGCAAGCTGTGAATTCAAGAGAATCCGAATGCCATTTCCAAGTCGATCCTCTTGAGAGCCAGGGTTCCTCCGAACCCTTACTAAGAAAAAATGAAGATGTTTCCTTCAGGCCGGACCAAAACATCACCTTCATGAAGCCAGACAGACACGATCCACGGGctctcctcccagcagcccaCCATTCCTGGAAACCCACCCACAGAGAAAGACTCTTGAACCCCAGAACTCTGGGTCCCCCAGGCCTCCAGGAGATGACCTCCTGGGAGGGCACCCCACATCCTTGCCCTGTCTGTGGGGAAAGCTTTTGGAAGAAGCATCGTGTAGAGAAGCACCAGGGGAGCCACTCGAAGGACCAGCCGCATGGGGCCTGGAAGAAACTCGGCAGACAAGCTGACCTGCGGCATCAGTGGAGCACCCCTCGGGGACAGAGGCACTTCCGATGTCATGAATGTGGGAGGAGCTTCTGCCTAAAGCGGGATTTGTTTAACCATCTGGCCACACACACAGGGAAGAGCCCACTGCAGTGCCCTGATTGCAGTATGTGCTTCCATCACAAGTGGACCCTCTTCAGCCACCACCTTCTGCACCAGGGGGAGAGCCCTTCCCAGTGCCCCAGATGTGACACGAGCTTTCTCCCCAAGACCAGCATACAGGCTCACCAGGGCCAGCGCAGCGGGGCGAGGCCAGTCTTCCCGAGAGAGGGCGACAGGGCCTTCTGTGAGAAGGCCAGGCTCAGCAGTGTGCACTCAGGAcagaggccaggcccaggcctgcctcTTGAGGAGCGCTGCCACTTGATGGGGGGCATGGAGCGTGTCCTCCAGCGCTGCCCTGCCAGAGAGAGGCCATTCCTTTGCACAGCATGTGACAAGTGCTTCTCTACCAGGGCCAAGCTCACCAGCCATGTCAGGGTGCACCAGGGGGAAAAGCCCTTCCCGTGCCTGGAGTGTGGTAAGAGCTTCCGCCTGAGGGGCCTGCTGAAGGTCCACCAGCGTGTGCACAGTGGAGAGAGACCCTTCTCCTGCAGGAAGTGTGGCAAGGGGTTCAGCAAACAGTGCAGACTCGCCGAGCACACCCGAGTGCACAGCGGGGAGAAGCCTTTCTGGTGTGCCGAGTGTGGCAGGAATTTCCGCCAGAGGGGACAGCTGCTGAGGCACCAGCGACTGCACACGGATGAGAAGCCCTTCCAGTGCCCCGAGTGTGAGCTGAGCTTCCGTCTGAAGAGCATGTTGAGAGCCCACCGGCTCCGACACAGTGGGGAGAGGCCATTCTCCTGCAGTGAGTGTGGCCGCGGCTTCACTCACCAGTGCAAGCTCCGGGAGCACCTGCGTGTGCACAGCGGGGAGAGGCCTTTCCAGTGCCCCGAGTGTGACAAGAGCTTCCGCCTGAAGGGCATCCTGAAGGCCCACCAGCGCACCCACAGCGCCGAGAGGCCGTTCTCCTGTGCGGAGTGCGGCAAGGGCTTCACCAGGCGGTCTAAGCTCACCGAGCACCTGCGCGTGCACAGTGGGGAGAGGCCCTTCCAGTGCGCCGACTGCGACCGGAGTTTCCGCCTCAAGGGGCAGCTGCTGAGTCACCAGCGCCTGCACACCGGAGAGAGGCCCTTCCAGTGCCCGCAGTGTGACAAGAGCTACCGTGTGAAGGCAGACATGAAGGCCCACCAGCTGCTGCACAGCGGGCAGATGCCGTTCTCCTGTGAGTGTGGCAAAGGCTTTGCCAAGCAGTCAAAACTTGTCGAACACATCAGGACACACACAGGGGAGAAGCCTTTTCGGTGTCTGAAATGTGACAAGAGTTTCCGCTTGAAGGCACAGCTGCTCAGCCACCAAGGCCTGCACACAGGAGAGCGACCTTTccactgccctgagtgtgacaaaaCCTTCCGGGAAAAGGGACACATGCTTAGGCACCAGCGCATACATCGGCCAGAAAGGCCTTTTGCCTGTGGCGACTGTGGGAAGGGCTTCATTTATAAGTCCAAACTTGCTGAACACATCCGAGTGCACACAAAATCCTGTCGTGCTCCGAGTGGGCCTGACATTCAGAAACGGCTCAGCCAGCTGTTTGCCATGATCGAGGCTGACTGGAGCTGA
- the ZNF786 gene encoding zinc finger protein 786 isoform X1, giving the protein MAERAPVRGASCGRPGSGRVCCFQPGRPAGGQVPLTFEDIAIYFSEQEWQDLEAWQKELYKRVMRTNYEILVSLDGGLPKPELISRIEQGRELFRNFGEPQKSGNVIFNPADLHFDPVIEGQQFWISGSQQAVNSRESECHFQVDPLESQGSSEPLLRKNEDVSFRPDQNITFMKPDRHDPRALLPAAHHSWKPTHRERLLNPRTLGPPGLQEMTSWEGTPHPCPVCGESFWKKHRVEKHQGSHSKDQPHGAWKKLGRQADLRHQWSTPRGQRHFRCHECGRSFCLKRDLFNHLATHTGKSPLQCPDCSMCFHHKWTLFSHHLLHQGESPSQCPRCDTSFLPKTSIQAHQGQRSGARPVFPREGDRAFCEKARLSSVHSGQRPGPGLPLEERCHLMGGMERVLQRCPARERPFLCTACDKCFSTRAKLTSHVRVHQGEKPFPCLECGKSFRLRGLLKVHQRVHSGERPFSCRKCGKGFSKQCRLAEHTRVHSGEKPFWCAECGRNFRQRGQLLRHQRLHTDEKPFQCPECELSFRLKSMLRAHRLRHSGERPFSCSECGRGFTHQCKLREHLRVHSGERPFQCPECDKSFRLKGILKAHQRTHSAERPFSCAECGKGFTRRSKLTEHLRVHSGERPFQCADCDRSFRLKGQLLSHQRLHTGERPFQCPQCDKSYRVKADMKAHQLLHSGQMPFSCECGKGFAKQSKLVEHIRTHTGEKPFRCLKCDKSFRLKAQLLSHQGLHTGERPFHCPECDKTFREKGHMLRHQRIHRPERPFACGDCGKGFIYKSKLAEHIRVHTKSCRAPSGPDIQKRLSQLFAMIEADWS; this is encoded by the exons ATGGCTGAGCGGGCTCCGGTAAGGGGTGCCTCGTGCGGACGCCCAGGTTCGGGTCGGGTCTGTTGTTTCCAGCCTGGCCGGCCGGCGGGCGGACAG GTACCTCTGACTTTTGAGGATATTGCCATTTACTTCTCGGAGCAAGAATGGCAGGATCTAGAGGCCTGGCAGAAGGAGCTTTACAAGCGTGTGATGAGAACCAATTATGAGATTCTGGTTTCTCTAG ATGGTGGACTTCCCAAACCGGAGCTGATATCCCGGATTGAACAGGGGAGAGAGCTCTTCAGGAATTTCGGAGAACCACAGAAGTCAGGAAACGTGATTTTCAACCCTGCTGATTTGCATTTCGATCCAGTTATTGAGGGACAGCAGTTTTGGA TTTCAGGAAGCCAGCAAGCTGTGAATTCAAGAGAATCCGAATGCCATTTCCAAGTCGATCCTCTTGAGAGCCAGGGTTCCTCCGAACCCTTACTAAGAAAAAATGAAGATGTTTCCTTCAGGCCGGACCAAAACATCACCTTCATGAAGCCAGACAGACACGATCCACGGGctctcctcccagcagcccaCCATTCCTGGAAACCCACCCACAGAGAAAGACTCTTGAACCCCAGAACTCTGGGTCCCCCAGGCCTCCAGGAGATGACCTCCTGGGAGGGCACCCCACATCCTTGCCCTGTCTGTGGGGAAAGCTTTTGGAAGAAGCATCGTGTAGAGAAGCACCAGGGGAGCCACTCGAAGGACCAGCCGCATGGGGCCTGGAAGAAACTCGGCAGACAAGCTGACCTGCGGCATCAGTGGAGCACCCCTCGGGGACAGAGGCACTTCCGATGTCATGAATGTGGGAGGAGCTTCTGCCTAAAGCGGGATTTGTTTAACCATCTGGCCACACACACAGGGAAGAGCCCACTGCAGTGCCCTGATTGCAGTATGTGCTTCCATCACAAGTGGACCCTCTTCAGCCACCACCTTCTGCACCAGGGGGAGAGCCCTTCCCAGTGCCCCAGATGTGACACGAGCTTTCTCCCCAAGACCAGCATACAGGCTCACCAGGGCCAGCGCAGCGGGGCGAGGCCAGTCTTCCCGAGAGAGGGCGACAGGGCCTTCTGTGAGAAGGCCAGGCTCAGCAGTGTGCACTCAGGAcagaggccaggcccaggcctgcctcTTGAGGAGCGCTGCCACTTGATGGGGGGCATGGAGCGTGTCCTCCAGCGCTGCCCTGCCAGAGAGAGGCCATTCCTTTGCACAGCATGTGACAAGTGCTTCTCTACCAGGGCCAAGCTCACCAGCCATGTCAGGGTGCACCAGGGGGAAAAGCCCTTCCCGTGCCTGGAGTGTGGTAAGAGCTTCCGCCTGAGGGGCCTGCTGAAGGTCCACCAGCGTGTGCACAGTGGAGAGAGACCCTTCTCCTGCAGGAAGTGTGGCAAGGGGTTCAGCAAACAGTGCAGACTCGCCGAGCACACCCGAGTGCACAGCGGGGAGAAGCCTTTCTGGTGTGCCGAGTGTGGCAGGAATTTCCGCCAGAGGGGACAGCTGCTGAGGCACCAGCGACTGCACACGGATGAGAAGCCCTTCCAGTGCCCCGAGTGTGAGCTGAGCTTCCGTCTGAAGAGCATGTTGAGAGCCCACCGGCTCCGACACAGTGGGGAGAGGCCATTCTCCTGCAGTGAGTGTGGCCGCGGCTTCACTCACCAGTGCAAGCTCCGGGAGCACCTGCGTGTGCACAGCGGGGAGAGGCCTTTCCAGTGCCCCGAGTGTGACAAGAGCTTCCGCCTGAAGGGCATCCTGAAGGCCCACCAGCGCACCCACAGCGCCGAGAGGCCGTTCTCCTGTGCGGAGTGCGGCAAGGGCTTCACCAGGCGGTCTAAGCTCACCGAGCACCTGCGCGTGCACAGTGGGGAGAGGCCCTTCCAGTGCGCCGACTGCGACCGGAGTTTCCGCCTCAAGGGGCAGCTGCTGAGTCACCAGCGCCTGCACACCGGAGAGAGGCCCTTCCAGTGCCCGCAGTGTGACAAGAGCTACCGTGTGAAGGCAGACATGAAGGCCCACCAGCTGCTGCACAGCGGGCAGATGCCGTTCTCCTGTGAGTGTGGCAAAGGCTTTGCCAAGCAGTCAAAACTTGTCGAACACATCAGGACACACACAGGGGAGAAGCCTTTTCGGTGTCTGAAATGTGACAAGAGTTTCCGCTTGAAGGCACAGCTGCTCAGCCACCAAGGCCTGCACACAGGAGAGCGACCTTTccactgccctgagtgtgacaaaaCCTTCCGGGAAAAGGGACACATGCTTAGGCACCAGCGCATACATCGGCCAGAAAGGCCTTTTGCCTGTGGCGACTGTGGGAAGGGCTTCATTTATAAGTCCAAACTTGCTGAACACATCCGAGTGCACACAAAATCCTGTCGTGCTCCGAGTGGGCCTGACATTCAGAAACGGCTCAGCCAGCTGTTTGCCATGATCGAGGCTGACTGGAGCTGA